The Chryseobacterium oranimense genome contains the following window.
GGCCTTCACCACGTTACCGCCGTTACAGGCGACACCCAGGAAAATATAGATTTTTACACCGGAGTTTTAGGCCTTCGGTTGGTAAAAACAACTGTCAACTTTGATTATTCCGATGTTTACCATTTCTATTTCGGCGACGAATTCGGAACTCCAGGAACCATTATGACCACTTTTCCTTATGGTAAAGGTCTGGTAAACGGAAGACATGGCAAAGGAATGCTGAATACAACTGCTTTTTCACTATCTATAGATTCTTTGGATTATTGGACGAACCGTTTGGAGCAGTTTAATATTCCGTTTAAACAGCCACAGCAAAGATTTTCCGGTGAAGTTTTTATGTATCTGGAAGATTTCGACGGATTGGGTTTGGAATTGGTTTTCAATGATAAAGATGATAGAAAAGGCTATTACAACGGATTTATACCGAAAGATTATGCCATCAAAGGAATTCACCACGTTGAAATCTGGCTGGATGCCTACGAAAGAACGGCCGCTTTATTAACAACCCAGATGGATCATCAGTTAATAGCTGAAAGCTCAGATAGGTTTCGGTTTGGAACGGAAAATAAGCCCGGGAAATATGTGGATTTGCTTTGCACTCCAAACGCCCTGAAAGGTTTGGCAGGAAGAGGAACAGTTCATCACGTTGCTTTTGCCACCCCGAATGCAGAAACGCAGCTTGAAATGATTGAAAAATTAA
Protein-coding sequences here:
- a CDS encoding ring-cleaving dioxygenase; this translates as MSLITGLHHVTAVTGDTQENIDFYTGVLGLRLVKTTVNFDYSDVYHFYFGDEFGTPGTIMTTFPYGKGLVNGRHGKGMLNTTAFSLSIDSLDYWTNRLEQFNIPFKQPQQRFSGEVFMYLEDFDGLGLELVFNDKDDRKGYYNGFIPKDYAIKGIHHVEIWLDAYERTAALLTTQMDHQLIAESSDRFRFGTENKPGKYVDLLCTPNALKGLAGRGTVHHVAFATPNAETQLEMIEKLNKFGLQHTEVKDRKYFTSVYFKEPGGVLFEIATSGPGFDVDEELASLGEHLSLPSQFEEKREHLVEVLPKFNYPTEKYR